In Naumovozyma castellii chromosome 1, complete genome, one DNA window encodes the following:
- the MMS1 gene encoding Mms1p (ancestral locus Anc_7.519) has product MDSIPDETLNEILKLTNNKCPSFEDAEEYSPNNKNFSNTHSFSISDTAAGHYTSTFGLKRASFLSKQIYFKFGHKLDGMVPKTCFIRSYKKDISKDKYLERIACEFRDDDPSGYTSIFQSRLLVDQMKDPETLDDSDMDELMSDLDPLNDNISFDSGNEAKYLEEAGLTEQEEDELHRKKHPRIKKPTTFSTDLSQDLKPEQEYMLIGDNTIQVAGDSKCISNHIRITDCKPIRNSYHEGTTIILTVHSDGTLYSILPIGRQFWNLRQRGEWMIIPHPNGDQFVLVEKKKGVCKFFKFSSMCKFYMVNNLYLDDTTILGASFFPNPSTTNFLLFLPCIRYERVVYFCIEWDSNSEYSKEVHQVTYLNGNPNINGCLPVGFNQCLVYSNSGVAQVSANQIMSGEVTFQNFNIRALRGIKSFFPAPSLLDKLKKMNEKSIDGAFLGIDNSLLSSATCTVLSMSTGNICICLMNDQENIQFYSLTRFKGVKAVGPAIDQPNDVSLYDLIVISFGRTLKLTLDLTDIKELTKTSNIAPLSSISNKTTLASSSEENTNIMTFTPSKNYGDDPSEVWLTSPATISKISNPLPAIKTSIICKSTQFQRYTRIHIIDCSNLMENLKLNLFSYYEDEEEQQEKNKENANRYLIVSTDFLSVSKPYIVNVNKTGESDLIEVEDFLFTENEETLKLFFTPESIVQVTTSSIFIVPQVSLLNHTVDVDKVQFTPRWQIHGACRFGDIVVIWNAEERAIQIIYNINDLLKKDEKSSFKEIKELTQKLGDDYTNINNVVLNEIPNTMDPSDSILRLFVYTQKSILEITPISATLPHHVNVTSEFIPELKDAVLINDTVYAIREGNLMSNVRVNAAFELERYRLLHNPKKDIQLRKYGKDKCISFTHDEVHMIQLKKDCYENERFDIKITHDGRCAPIIDLQVDAENGRLFILTSNGLQILNLKYQTWNYSNYLLKSTRSVNKVFRFIDKINRMIVVNLDAKEWDCIKLSNGKILSLGSDILVDKLNAKLVNMVEIPHEGTNVHLLLNYENVLKLVELVPQKGGILTELVCSYTFNSNIKEKVFVDKDGSFFVLQIGDKNGDVDTLDKLIKLRMRDNVIEKINELKFNGKGEVCDFEVCNDDIIMITNKRDSLFMLKQFSDQHKGAEPKFYRLSVPKECRINKIKTLDENCFSVAVQCDYRSDYVGAILLYNRNGIEFTDRDGAAATSHMEHDDNNESIFDNVDYYTGELFDEDINFQRAYEEYQYKPHEEVTNKKIREGAIIPTTRMQLKIVVPGHPYQSIRTDKIIRDIAYNGTTSKLYCLLNDQTVITLVPPEYSKYQYRVNPDGLNEDESESDNEVEMTPQNNYGYDIRPKSIPRWGENPSGFINTSFQDYEDIHTV; this is encoded by the coding sequence ATGGATTCAATTCCAGATGAAACACTCAATGAGATACTTAAACtgacaaataataaatgcCCATCTTTTGAAGACGCTGAGGAATACAGTCCAAACAACAAAAACTTTAGCAATACACATTCTTTTTCCATATCAGATACAGCTGCTGGACATTATACGTCAACATTTGGGTTAAAAAGAGCCTCCTTCCTGTCGAAgcaaatttattttaaatttggcCACAAGCTTGATGGAATGGTGCCGAAGACTTGTTTCATTAGATCCTACAAGAAGGATATATCGAAAGATAAGTACCTTGAGCGCATAGCATGCGAATTTAGGGATGATGATCCTTCAGGTTACACATCAATATTCCAGAGTCGTTTACTGGTAGATCAGATGAAAGATCCGGAGACATTAGACGATTCAGATATGGATGAATTGATGAGTGATCTCGACCCACTGAATGACAACATCTCATTCGATAGTGGCAATGAGGCCaaatatcttgaagaaGCGGGACTCACCGAGcaagaagaggatgaatTGCATCGTAAGAAACACCCTAGAATAAAGAAACCGACTACTTTCTCAACGGACTTGTCTCAAGATTTGAAGCCTGAACAAGAATATATGCTAATAGGTGATAACACGATACAGGTCGCTGGCGATTCTAAATGTATATCCAATCATATTAGAATAACTGATTGTAAGCCAATTCGGAATTCTTACCATGAAGGCACAACAATAATTCTAACCGTTCATTCGGATGGTACATTGTATAGTATACTCCCTATTGGGAGACAATTCTGGAATCTTCGACAACGTGGGGAATGGATGATCATTCCTCACCCCAATGGTGATCAGTTTGTTTTAGttgagaagaagaaaggtgtttgtaaatttttcaagttttcttcaatgtgCAAATTCTATATGGTGAATAATTTATATCTTGATGATACTACAATATTAGGTGCATCTTTCTTTCCGAACCCTTCCACTACAAATTTCCTTTTGTTTCTACCCTGCATACGATACGAAAGAGTGGTATACTTTTGTATAGAATGGGATAGCAACTCAGAATACTCGAAAGAAGTTCATCAGGTAACCTACTTAAATGGGAATCCGAATATAAACGGCTGCTTACCAGTAGGATTCAATCAATGTCTAGTATATTCAAATTCCGGTGTGGCACAGGTTTCTGCGAATCAAATCATGTCTGGAGAAGTAACTTTTCAGAATTTCAATATAAGAGCATTAAGAGGTATAAAATCCTTCTTTCCAGCTCCAAGTTTACTAgacaaattaaaaaaaatgaatgaaaaaaGTATTGATGGGGCGTTTCTTGGTATCGACAACTCTTTACTAAGTTCAGCTACCTGCACGGTACTATCAATGTCCACTGGGAATATTTGTATCTGCTTAATGAACGACCAGGAAAATATCCAATTCTATTCACTAACAAGATTTAAAGGAGTGAAAGCTGTGGGTCCTGCTATCGATCAACCAAACGATGTATCTCTCTATGATCTAATTGTGATAAGTTTTGGGAGGACGTTGAAATTAACTCTCGATTTAACTGATATAAAGGAATTAACTAAGACATCAAACATTGCGccactttcttcaatttccaataaGACTACATTGGCAAGTTCCAGCGAAGAAAATACAAACATCATGACTTTCACACCCTCCAAGAATTATGGTGATGATCCTTCCGAGGTATGGTTGACATCACCAGCCACTATATCAAAAATTAGCAATCCACTACCGGCAATCAAGACAAGCATTATCTGTAAATCAACTCAATTTCAGCGGTATACGAGAATCCATATAATTGACTGTTCCAATCTTATGGAAAACTTAAAGCTCAATTTATTTAGCTATtacgaagatgaagaagagcaGCAGGAAAAAAACAAGGAAAATGCAAACAGATATTTGATAGTTTCGACTGATTTTCTTTCCGTTTCAAAACCGTATATCGTCAATGTTAATAAAACTGGGGAGTCAGATTTaattgaagttgaagatTTTCTATTTACAGAAAATGAGGAGACGttaaaattgtttttcaCTCCTGAGTCTATTGTCCAAGTTACAACTTCatccatcttcatcgttCCTCAAGTCTCACTATTGAATCATACTGTTGATGTAGATAAAGTCCAATTCACTCCGAGATGGCAAATTCATGGTGCGTGTCGTTTTGGAGATATAGTCGTTATTTGGAATGCTGAAGAAAGGGcaattcaaatcatttataatattaatgatttactgaagaaagatgaaaagTCGTCATTCAAGGAAATTAAAGAACTGACTCAGAAACTCGGTGACGATTATACGAATATTAACAACGTGgtattaaatgaaatacCAAATACAATGGATCCATCAGACAGCATTCTGcgtttatttgtttataCTCAGAAATCCATTCTTGAGATAACTCCAATTTCTGCTACGTTACCACATCATGTGAATGTTACTTCTGAATTTATACCGGAATTGAAAGACGCAGTGTTAATAAATGATACAGTTTACGCTATACGTGAAGGGAATCTAATGTCAAATGTTAGAGTAAATGCTGCCTTTGAACTGGAGAGATACCGTTTGTTACATAATCCGAAAAAGGATATTCAATTAAGGAAATACGGTAAGGATAAATGTATATCATTTACTCATGATGAAGTTCATATGATACAGTTGAAGAAGGATTGTTATGAAAATGAGAGATTCGATATCAAGATTACACACGACGGGAGATGTGCACCCATAATTGATCTTCAAGTGGATGCTGAGAACGGCAGACTATTTATCCTGACAAGCAATGGGttacaaattttaaatttgaagtaCCAGACGTGGAATTACTCCAATTATCTATTAAAATCTACTCGTTCGGTAAATAAAGTATTCCGTTTCATTGATAAGATCAATAGAATGATTGTGGTGAACTTGGATGCGAAAGAATGGGATTGTATTAAATTAAGTAATGGGAAAATATTAAGTTTAGGTTCAGATATCCTAGTAGATAAATTGAATGCAAAACTTGTTAATATGGTTGAAATTCCACACGAGGGTACGAATGTACATTTATTACTAAATTATGAAAATGTGTTGAAGTTGGTAGAGTTGGTTCCTCAAAAAGGTGGAATTTTAACGGAACTTGTATGCTCATATACATTTAATTCGAATATTAAAGAGAAAGTATTTGTGGATAAAGATGGATCCTTTTTTGTTTTGCAAATTGGGGATAAGAATGGGGACGTTGATACATTGGAcaaattaatcaaattgaGAATGAGAGATAATgtaattgaaaaaattaatgaattgaagtTTAATGGGAAGGGGGAAGTTTGTGATTTCGAAGTCTGTAACGATGATATAATCATGATTACCAACAAGAGAGACAGTCTCTTCATGCTCAAACAATTTTCTGATCAACACAAGGGAGCGGAACCCAAATTCTATCGATTGTCAGTACCAAAAGAGTGCCGAATAAACAAGATCAAGACCCTCGATGAGAATTGCTTTTCCGTGGCTGTCCAATGTGACTACAGATCAGACTATGTTGGTGCTATTCTTCTCTATAATCGAAACGGTATCGAGTTTACAGATCGCGATGGAGCAGCCGCTACTTCGCACATGGAACATGacgataataatgaatccATTTTTGATAATGTGGATTATTACACTGGAGAgttatttgatgaagatatcaATTTCCAGAGGGCTTACGAAGAGTACCAATATAAACCACACGAAGAAGTAACCAATAAAAAGATCAGAGAGGGGGCCATAATACCCACAACTCGTATGCAATTGAAAATAGTGGTGCCAGGACATCCATACCAAAGCATCAGGACGGACAAGATTATAAGGGATATTGCATACAATGGAACGACAAGCAAACTCTACTGTCTATTGAATGACCAGACAGTAATAACACTGGTGCCGCCggaatattccaaatatcaATACCGTGTCAACCCAGATGGTTTGAATGAAGATGAGAGCGAAAGTGACAATGAAGTAGAAATGACACCCCAGAACAACTACGGATACGACATACGACCCAAGAGCATACCACGATGGGGGGAGAACCCGAGTGGGTTCATCAATACCTCGTTCCAGGACTATGAGGATATTCATACAGTCTAA
- the BSP1 gene encoding Bsp1p (ancestral locus Anc_7.527) — protein sequence MARSHSNDPELDDFLQRVENLDSRRTNRGLQKPPPIKRKPIELTSSYNDENEEDEDGSMVDVPLSEDSVSNLAYRSAYNYEKTFSPKKSNYSLEDLGLQKSPERQSKQSMKTAERQESKTFTVSEEDYYLLQRLKSGKIEFDEREEHLPSRGKPREKIQHSRRSKREDEECETDSDVPSLPPRKPLHLRDEPLIGQRKHTDVSESSSEGEPPSLPTRPSVVKETEEPPSSGEDIIEYDSKKISLVNLKPKPEVISRRTTKTGGTNATKTKPDPPRKRIDRKSDDMPTSFLTSLEHNKLTTSNVHELNTSPKLDTRHIDYLDSVQLKTNSSPKVPSRATKPGSISNYGSPKRIPRSESFINSALKSKITTTASSSSPPQVPIKKHSISSFVNKPEQLATKTSNEDADVSDESETSASKLTLNALDESRPKVPTKKKELLDMPKLRSVRADPSPKSDEVGNDKIEMPKLRSKDSYKPEVPKRKPTIPEALAKAPLLNKIKPNKDIEEKENPEALKKLGALKKLNKPPVPQRKISLPEALKKAQSLRERKEEIQETSTNSSTSSINDRLEAVIMARKLRTTVSSGSLPATKGSSASELNRRRTTPSFSSRSTMNSDDSSKSSLTHMNKKRTRGPKRKLPTSLKA from the coding sequence ATGGCTAGATCTCATTCAAATGATCCGGAACTGGACGATTTTTTGCAAAGAGTGGAGAACTTAGACTCACGAAGAACAAACAGGGGATTACAGAAACCACCGCCAATTAAACGCAAACCTATCGAACTAACGTCCTCCTATAATGATGAGaacgaagaagatgaggatgGTAGCATGGTTGATGTCCCACTTAGTGAAGATTCTGTTTCGAACCTAGCATATAGATCAGCCTACAATTACGAGAAGACTTTCTCACCCAAGAAGTCGAATTATTCACTAGAAGATCTTGGTTTGCAAAAATCACCCGAGAGACAATCCAAGCAATCAATGAAAACGGCAGAGAGACAAGAATCGAAAACCTTTACAGTGTCAGAAGAGGATTATTATTTACTACAACGGTTAAAATCAGGAAAAAtagaatttgatgaaaggGAAGAACATTTGCCCAGCAGAGGAAAACCCAGAGAAAAGATACAACATTCCAGGAGATCGAAAAgggaagatgaagaatgCGAAACTGATTCAGATGTACCTTCATTGCCCCCAAGAAAACCCCTGCATTTACGTGATGAACCACTTATAGGACAAAGAAAACATACAGATGTATCGGAGTCCTCAAGTGAAGGTGAACCCCCAAGTTTGCCCACAAGACCTTCCGTGGTCAAAGAAACTGAAGAGCCACCTTCTTCGGGAGAAgacattattgaatatgaTTCGAAGAAGATTTCTCTTGTAAACCTTAAACCCAAACCAGAGGTGATCTCTAGAAGGACAACCAAGACAGGTGGAACAAATGCTacaaaaacaaaaccaGATCCTCCTAGAAAGCGTATAGATAGAAAGTCAGATGACATGCCAACTTCATTCTTGACTTCTCTCGAGCATAACAAATTAACCACTTCCAATGTCCATGAATTGAATACATCACCTAAGCTAGATACCCGTCACATTGATTACCTTGATTCtgttcaattgaaaacGAACAGCTCCCCCAAGGTACCTTCCAGGGCAACAAAACCTGGCTCTATTTCAAATTACGGTTCACCAAAAAGAATACCCAGATCAGAAAGTTTCATTAACTCAGctttgaaatcaaaaatCACAACCACCGCATCCTCATCGTCTCCGCCACAAGTTCCTATAAAGAAACattcaatatcttcttttgtAAACAAACCAGAGCAACTAGCCACGAAAACATCTAATGAGGATGCAGATGTTTCAGATGAGTCGGAAACATCTGCATCAAAATTGACATTGAATGCACTAGACGAGTCCAGACCAAAAGTTCCcaccaagaagaaggagCTATTGGATATGCCTAAGCTTCGTTCTGTACGTGCGGATCCTTCTCCAAAGTCAGATGAAGTTGGAAACGACAAAATAGAAATGCCTAAATTACGCTCTAAAGATTCTTATAAACCAGAAGTACCTAAAAGAAAACCTACAATACCAGAAGCTCTCGCAAAAGCcccattattgaataagaTAAAACCCAACAAGgacattgaagaaaaggagaaTCCAGAGgcattgaagaagttggGAGccttaaagaaattaaacaaaCCTCCTGTCCCCCAGCGGAAAATATCCCTTCCTGAGGCATTAAAAAAAGCTCAATCTTTAAGAGAGCGGAAGGAAGAGATTCAGGAAACCAGCACAAATTCGAGCACATCCAGCATAAATGATAGATTAGAGGCTGTCATTATGGCCCGAAAATTAAGAACCACTGTATCCTCAGGAAGCCTACCGGCCACAAAGGGATCGAGTGCATCCGAGTTGAACAGACGTAGGACAACGCCCTCATTTTCCTCTAGATCGACAATGAACTCGGACGATTCCAGCAAGAGCTCTTTGACGCAtatgaacaagaaaagaacTCGCGGTCCCAAGAGGAA
- the MET16 gene encoding phosphoadenylyl-sulfate reductase (thioredoxin) (ancestral locus Anc_7.523), translating into MLDNGQYARMTTTNKSYKLNNDITVTQEQIDHWNSQLSQVSTPQEILQWSLITFPHLFQTTAFGLTGLATIDMLSRLISADNKIVPLIFIDTLHHFPQTLDLLARVEEKYYKPRGQKVHVFQPKDVTSEKEFADKYGDFLWEKDDDKYDFLVKAEPAHRAYKTLNVTAVFTGRRKSQGAQRSELQFVELDELNGIVKINPLANWDFNQVKQYVDEHKVQYNELLDLGYRSIGDYHSTQPVKEGEDERAGRWKGKAKTECGIHETSRFAQFLKEKANE; encoded by the coding sequence ATGCTTGACAATGGTCAATACGCCAGGATGACCACTACCAACAAATCATACAAACTGAACAACGATATCACTGTCACACAGGAACAAATCGACCATTGGAACTCCCAATTATCGCAGGTTTCCACGCCGCAGGAGATCCTACAATGGTCTCTGATCACTTTCCCTCACTTGTTCCAAACCACTGCGTTTGGTCTTACGGGTCTCGCTACTATTGATATGCTTTCTCGCTTAATCAGTGCTGATAACAAGATTGTGCCCTTGATCTTTATCGACACTTTGCATCACTTCCCTCAAACATTGGATCTACTTGCTCGTGTCGAAGAGAAGTACTACAAACCTAGAGGACAGAAAGTACATGTTTTCCAACCAAAAGATGTGACTTCGGAAAAAGAGTTTGCAGACAAGTACGGCGACTTCCTTTGGGAGAAGGACGATGATAAGTACGATTTCTTAGTGAAGGCAGAGCCTGCTCATAGGGCCTACAAGACATTGAACGTTACTGCTGTGTTTACAGGACGTAGAAAGTCTCAAGGTGCTCAAAGGTCGGAGTTGCAATTCGTGGAGTTGGATGAATTGAACGGTATTGTCAAGATTAACCCCTTGGCTAACTGGGATTTCAACCAGGTGAAACAGTACGTGGATGAGCATAAAGTCCAATATAATGAATTGCTGGATTTGGGCTACAGATCCATCGGTGATTACCATTCCACGCAACCTGTTAAAGAGGGTGAGGACGAAAGAGCAGGTAGATGGAAGGGGAAGGCCAAGACAGAATGTGGGATCCACGAGACCAGCAGGTTCGCCCAGTTCTTGAAAGAGAAGGCCAATGAGTGA
- the JIP5 gene encoding Jip5p (ancestral locus Anc_7.525): MTFTNIYSRQKRQYRRTSKNSTTMARKNKSKRKNASSGEEELLSKQLPIVEFKYGEPLFQFACHPEKHILLSGLANGYIYCHSYDPTALQETLDRNKVESHRKRKQKDVEDKESEKFWTVVDVLKEEEEDTAAVKLLWKTKRHKGSVRSICMDADGQFVYSIGTDNVLKKAVTETGKVVKKLTLKDHKAKITKMVKATAHPFLLLGDEDGNVMMLNSETLELKNTIKKIHNGDAINDIFHFDKRSIYKFISLGQTTLAYWDARESNASDFQIAPDDDETKRKVLLSDDQEDEILCGTFVDSQVGDTIVCGMGEGILTVWKPEKNDLEDQLSRIKISKGESVDCIVPTLQDDNCVWCGCSNGNIYKVDAKRGKIVEIRNHSKYDEVTFLDLDCDYRVISGGMDKLKIWEFVAADEEEDDGFDDSEDESGSNNSDSDSESEDFSGFSDKDDEEKEGTDDNETSESDEDVEEELTGLSREELIAELDKDLVESSAEDEPLPKKRKVSAKPAPKKNDKSKKKMAKKSQNFSHSITKFEGL, translated from the coding sequence ATGACATTTACTAATATTTACTCTAGACAAAAGAGACAATACCGACGTACTAGCAAGAACAGCACCACGATGGCAAGGAAGAATAAATCCAAGAGGAAGAATGCCTCTTCgggtgaagaagaattactTTCTAAGCAACTCCCCATTGTGGAGTTCAAGTACGGCGAACCGCTGTTCCAATTCGCCTGCCATCCCGAGAAACATATCCTGTTGAGTGGGTTGGCTAATGGGTACATCTATTGTCATTCGTACGACCCAACCGCCTTGCAGGAGACCTTGGACCGCAACAAAGTGGAGTCTCATCGTAAGAGGAAACAGAAGGATGTGGAAGACAAGGAATCCGAAAAGTTTTGGACCGTGGTGGATGtgttgaaagaagaagaagaggataCTGCGGCGGTTAAATTACTGTGGAAAACTAAGAGACATAAGGGATCAGTGAGGTCTATTTGTATGGATGCAGATGGACAATTTGTATATTCCATTGGTACAGACAATGTCTTGAAGAAAGCTGTCACTGAGACGGGGAAAGTGGTTAAGAAATTAACTCTAAAAGATCACAAGGCCAAAATTACTAAGATGGTGAAGGCCACAGCTCATCCCTTTTTGTTATTGGGGGATGAAGATGGGAACGTGATGATGCTTAACAGTGAAACtttagaattgaaaaataccATCAAGAAGATTCATAATGGTGATGCCATTAACGATATCTTCCATTTCGATAAGAGATCCATATACAAATTTATCTCCTTGGGGCAAACAACTTTGGCATATTGGGATGCGAGGGAATCAAACGCTTCTGATTTCCAGATTGCTccagatgatgatgaaaccaAGAGAAAAGTGCTATTAAGTGATGATCAAGAGGATGAAATCCTTTGTGGTACGTTTGTAGATTCACAAGTTGGTGATACAATTGTTTGTGGTATGGGTGAAGGTATTCTAACTGTCTGGAAACCTGAAAAGaatgatttggaagatcAATTATCAAGAATTAAGATAAGCAAAGGTGAAAGTGTTGATTGCATTGTCCCCACATTACAAGACGATAATTGTGTTTGGTGTGGCTGCTCTAATggtaatatatataaagtAGATGCCAAACGTGGTaaaattgttgaaataAGAAACCATAGTAAGTATGATGAGGTAACCTTCTTAGATTTAGACTGCGACTATAGGGTGATATCTGGAGGTATGGATAAGTTGAAAATATGGGAATTTGTAGCTGCAGATGAGGAGGAGGATGATGGCTTTGATGACAGTGAAGATGAAAGCGGTAGCAATAACAGCGACAGTGACAGCGAAAGTGAAGATTTTAGCGGGTTCTCCGAtaaggatgatgaagaaaaagaaggtACTGACGATAACGAAACTTCAGAGAGTGATGAAGATGTCGAAGAGGAACTAACTGGGCTATCGCGTGAAGAACTAATAGCTGAGCTAGATAAAGATCTCGTTGAATCCTCAGCGGAGGATGAACCTCTGCCcaagaagaggaaagtTTCTGCAAAACCTGCCCCAAAAAAGAATGACAAgtccaagaagaagatggcAAAGAAGAGTCAAAACTTCTCTCACAGCATAACCAAATTTGAAGGTCTATAG
- the MRP2 gene encoding mitochondrial 37S ribosomal protein uS14m (ancestral locus Anc_7.522) — MGNFRFPIKTKLPPGFINARILRDNFKRQQVAEYEVTRKALKFIARNTLLPARARLEAQLRLSTLPNYTRPTQVKNRCVESGHSRFVLSDFRLCRTQFREKALQGDLPGVKKGIW, encoded by the coding sequence ATGGGTAACTTCAGATTCCCCATTAAGACTAAACTACCTCCAGGGTTTATAAACGCCAGGATCCTGAGAGACAACTTCAAGAGACAACAGGTGGCCGAATACGAAGTAACAAGGAAGGCGTTGAAATTTATCGCTAGAAACACATTATTGCCAGCTAGAGCCAGATTGGAAGCCCAACTACGTCTAAGTACACTACCCAATTACACTAGGCCAACGCAAGTGAAAAACAGATGTGTCGAGTCCGGTCATTCGAGGTTTGTGCTAAGTGATTTTAGACTGTGTAGAACTCAATTCAGGGAGAAGGCATTGCAAGGAGACTTACCTGGTGTAAAGAAGGGTATCTGGTGA
- the RHO1 gene encoding Rho family GTPase RHO1 (ancestral locus Anc_7.520), with protein sequence MNQQAGASIRRKLVIVGDGACGKTCLLIVFSKGQFPEVYVPTVFENYVADVEVDGRRVELALWDTAGQEDYDRLRPLSYPDSNVVLICFSIDLPDSLENVQEKWIAEVLHFCQGVPIILVGCKVDLRNDPQTIEALREEGQQPVSSADGQSVADQIGATGYYECSAKTGFGVREVFEGATRASLMGKSKTNGKTKKNKNKSEKKKRKCVLL encoded by the coding sequence ATGAATCAACAAGCTGGTGCTAGtattagaagaaaattaGTTATTGTGGGTGATGGTGCCTGTGGTAAGACCTGTTTACTAATTGTGTTTTCCAAGGGTCAATTTCCAGAAGTTTACGTACCCACTGTCTTCGAGAACTACGTGGCTGACGTCGAGGTGGATGGTCGTCGTGTGGAATTAGCTCTTTGGGATACTGCTGGTCAAGAAGATTATGATAGATTAAGACCCTTATCCTATCCTGATTCCAATGTTGTCTTGATTTGTTTCTCCATCGATCTTCCTGATTCATTAGAGAATGTGCAGGAGAAATGGATTGCTGAAGTGTTACATTTCTGTCAGGGGGTCCCCATTATCCTTGTTGGTTGTAAAGTTGATTTGAGAAACGATCCGCAAACAATCGAAGCCTTGAGGGAAGAAGGTCAACAACCTGTTAGTTCTGCAGATGGACAATCTGTCGCTGATCAAATCGGTGCCACTGGTTACTATGAGTGTTCAGCCAAGACTGGGTTCGGTGTGAGAGAAGTGTTCGAAGGTGCTACCAGAGCTTCTTTGATGGGTAAATCCAAGACCAACGGTAAGActaagaagaataaaaataagagtgaaaagaagaagagaaagtGTGTACTATTATGA